The following are from one region of the Anaeropeptidivorans aminofermentans genome:
- the recG gene encoding ATP-dependent DNA helicase RecG: MKLNEDVEIIKNIGPARANHLRRLGIYTVGDLIEHFPREYEDRSIITPIAQMEEGGIYTICGICGNIKTSGFRQRIVTRMMVKDDTGEAELIWFNQPYLKDAFIKGEEYYFTGRAEPKNKYPVILSPDYEKKREHQLNSARIVPIYPLTYKITQKLLRGLIRDAIDYAFSDIEEYFPEEILSSYVLMDRREAIENIHFPSDEKMFFSARRRLAFDELFTLQLSLMLMKGKIKRSRSDVSIKNTDTSEFILPFELTSAQKRVMEEIKKDLEGPCAMYRLIQGDVGSGKTAVATLSCYMAINNGYQAVLMAPTEVLAAQHFNSINALFSKLGIETVLLSGSLKKREKEETLLKIENNQAQMIIGTHALIQERVNYHSLGLVITDEQHRFGVKQRSALARKGKAPHVLVMSATPIPRSLALVLYGDMDVSVIDELPPGRKSVETFGVDSRYRERVYCLIKKEIERGRQAYIVCPAIEEGETLDIKSVITYAEEIKKRYLPEFSIELIHGKLKPSQKETIMDGFLKGEIDVLVATTVIEVGVNVPNATFMLIENAERFGLSQLHQLRGRVGRGSDKSYCVLISDSKSKITAQRIKAMTKTNDGFEIAELDLKLRGPGDFFGIRQHGLPELKIADIYKDKEILTEARKAALWAYDNYDKYKGLKRRIEILMPGNIDI; encoded by the coding sequence ATGAAACTTAATGAAGATGTAGAAATAATTAAGAATATAGGCCCTGCAAGGGCAAATCATCTAAGACGCCTTGGTATCTATACCGTAGGCGATTTAATAGAGCATTTTCCGAGAGAATATGAGGATAGAAGCATCATAACCCCCATTGCTCAGATGGAAGAAGGGGGGATTTATACCATATGCGGAATTTGCGGAAATATAAAAACCTCCGGCTTCAGGCAGAGAATTGTTACAAGAATGATGGTAAAAGACGATACGGGGGAAGCGGAGCTTATATGGTTTAACCAGCCTTATTTAAAAGATGCCTTTATCAAAGGGGAGGAATATTATTTCACGGGCAGAGCAGAACCGAAGAACAAATACCCCGTAATATTATCTCCAGACTATGAGAAAAAAAGAGAGCATCAGCTGAATTCCGCAAGGATTGTCCCCATATATCCCTTAACATATAAAATCACCCAGAAGCTTTTAAGAGGATTAATCAGAGATGCCATAGACTATGCCTTTTCGGATATAGAAGAATATTTTCCCGAAGAAATATTGTCCTCCTATGTCCTTATGGACCGCAGAGAAGCAATAGAAAATATTCATTTTCCTTCTGATGAAAAAATGTTTTTCTCGGCTAGGAGAAGGCTTGCTTTTGACGAACTTTTTACATTGCAGCTATCCCTTATGCTCATGAAAGGGAAAATAAAAAGAAGCAGGAGCGACGTTTCCATAAAAAATACGGATACGTCTGAATTTATCCTTCCTTTTGAACTTACTTCCGCACAAAAAAGGGTAATGGAGGAAATAAAAAAGGATTTGGAAGGCCCCTGTGCCATGTACAGGCTTATTCAAGGGGACGTAGGCTCGGGAAAGACGGCTGTAGCCACACTTTCTTGCTATATGGCTATCAATAACGGTTATCAGGCAGTTTTAATGGCTCCTACAGAGGTTTTGGCGGCCCAGCATTTTAATAGTATAAATGCCCTTTTTTCAAAGCTTGGCATAGAAACAGTGCTTCTTTCCGGTTCTCTTAAAAAAAGAGAAAAAGAAGAGACCCTTTTAAAAATTGAAAACAATCAGGCGCAAATGATTATCGGAACCCATGCCCTTATTCAGGAAAGGGTAAATTATCACAGCCTTGGCCTTGTAATTACAGACGAACAGCACCGTTTCGGCGTTAAACAAAGGTCTGCCCTTGCAAGGAAGGGAAAAGCCCCCCATGTTCTTGTCATGAGCGCTACCCCCATTCCCAGAAGCCTTGCTCTCGTTTTATACGGAGATATGGACGTTTCTGTGATAGATGAGCTGCCCCCGGGAAGAAAATCTGTTGAAACCTTTGGCGTGGATTCAAGATATAGAGAAAGAGTTTACTGCCTTATAAAAAAAGAGATAGAAAGGGGCAGGCAGGCCTATATCGTATGCCCTGCTATAGAAGAAGGGGAAACCCTTGATATAAAAAGCGTAATTACTTATGCAGAGGAAATAAAAAAACGCTACCTTCCTGAATTTTCTATAGAGCTTATTCACGGAAAGCTGAAACCTTCACAGAAGGAAACTATAATGGACGGCTTTTTAAAAGGAGAAATAGATGTATTGGTAGCTACTACTGTAATAGAAGTAGGGGTAAATGTGCCGAACGCCACATTCATGCTTATAGAAAATGCCGAAAGGTTCGGCCTTTCACAGCTTCACCAGCTTAGGGGAAGAGTAGGCAGAGGAAGCGACAAAAGCTACTGCGTATTAATAAGCGATTCTAAAAGCAAAATAACGGCTCAAAGAATAAAAGCCATGACAAAAACCAACGATGGCTTTGAAATAGCAGAGCTTGATTTAAAATTAAGAGGGCCTGGGGACTTTTTTGGAATACGCCAGCACGGCCTTCCTGAACTTAAAATTGCGGATATTTATAAGGATAAGGAAATTCTTACAGAAGCAAGAAAGGCCGCCCTATGGGCATATGATAATTATGATAAATATAAAGGGCTTAAAAGAAGAATAGAGATTCTAATGCCTGGAAATATTGATATATAG